A section of the Schistosoma haematobium chromosome ZW, whole genome shotgun sequence genome encodes:
- the DYNC1LI2_2 gene encoding Cytoplasmic dynein 1 light intermediate chain 2, variant 6 (EggNog:ENOG410V9DH~COG:N) produces the protein MPHSTLTDCDRYEEGDLCTEKKHLWSSLLEEVTHKAAVTLSPSKTLVVLGDDECGKTTLMARLQGTEDPKKGFGLEYTLLDIKDEDRDDQTKLNVWILDGNTIHSHLLKFAINEESFGDCFIMICVSMMEPWNIISSLNKWVGILREHIGNLKVSNEKLQEYKKNKNRLASVFLSAVLYGTPIILFRAKLL, from the exons ATGCCTCACTCGACTCTTACGGATtgtgacagatatgaagaaggTGATTTATGTACGGAAAAAAAGCATCTTTG GTCTAGTCTACTCGAAGAGGTTACACACAAGGCTGCAGTGACATTGTCTCCCTCCAAAACTCTTGTTGTTTTGGGTGATGACGAGTGTGGGAAAACTACTCTAATGGCTCGACTTCAAGGTACAGAAGATCCAAAAAAAGGTTTTGGACTTGAGTACACTCTTTTGGATATCAAGGATGAAGACAGAGATG ATCAAACGAAGCTGAATGTGTGGATTTTGGATGGCAACACAATTCATAGTCATCTTTTAAAGTTCGCGATCAATGAAGAATCGTTCGGAGACTGCTTCATCATGATATGTGTGAGCATGATGGAACCATGGAATATTATTAGCAGCTTAAATAAGTGGGTTGGTATCTTAAGAGAACATATTGGTAATCTCAAAGTTTCAAATGAGAAGCTTCAAGAATACAAGAAAAATA AAAACAGATTGGCAAGCGTTTTTCTGTCAGCAGTTTTGTATGGTACCCCGATTATTTTGTTTCGAGCAAAATTATTGTAG
- the DYNC1LI2_2 gene encoding Cytoplasmic dynein 1 light intermediate chain 2, variant 5 (EggNog:ENOG410V9DH~COG:N), producing the protein MPHSTLTDCDRYEEGDLCTEKKHLCLLEEVTHKAAVTLSPSKTLVVLGDDECGKTTLMARLQGTEDPKKGFGLEYTLLDIKDEDRDDQTKLNVWILDGNTIHSHLLKFAINEESFGDCFIMICVSMMEPWNIISSLNKWFCANSVVI; encoded by the exons ATGCCTCACTCGACTCTTACGGATtgtgacagatatgaagaaggTGATTTATGTACGGAAAAAAAGCATCTTTG TCTACTCGAAGAGGTTACACACAAGGCTGCAGTGACATTGTCTCCCTCCAAAACTCTTGTTGTTTTGGGTGATGACGAGTGTGGGAAAACTACTCTAATGGCTCGACTTCAAGGTACAGAAGATCCAAAAAAAGGTTTTGGACTTGAGTACACTCTTTTGGATATCAAGGATGAAGACAGAGATG ATCAAACGAAGCTGAATGTGTGGATTTTGGATGGCAACACAATTCATAGTCATCTTTTAAAGTTCGCGATCAATGAAGAATCGTTCGGAGACTGCTTCATCATGATATGTGTGAGCATGATGGAACCATGGAATATTATTAGCAGCTTAAATAAGTGG TTTTGCGCCAATTCTGTAGTTATCTAG
- the DYNC1LI2_2 gene encoding Cytoplasmic dynein 1 light intermediate chain 2, variant 4 (EggNog:ENOG410V9DH~COG:N) — MKTEMVWIGLIRMFLHRLDQTKLNVWILDGNTIHSHLLKFAINEESFGDCFIMICVSMMEPWNIISSLNKWVGILREHIGNLKVSNEKLQEYKKNILRQFCSYLEPDVLSNTAHVAPMCISPSGNHQPNGLVSPKKLSGIHPATAALLSSTLNSLSETASQPPPVINVEQANISMETNTDENALINNLGIPIVVVMTKADSMGALEKENQFTEEHFDFIQMHVRRFCLSYGAALFYVSVKEDKNCDLLNRYLQSRIYGFPFSQTAYVVERDCIFVPAGWDNLKKIGILEENLTQVQPHSLYSDVVPPPPSKKAAVREPELFTQDDQSFLTRLSVSMQRDNTQANISNNTISGNSDSVMDQLGTTTALMNTSSNVGSRPVSGSPRTPGSAGRSKDVVLLLSFY; from the exons ATGAAGACAGAGATGGTATGGATCGGTTTAATTCGGATGTTTTTGCATCGCCTAGATCAAACGAAGCTGAATGTGTGGATTTTGGATGGCAACACAATTCATAGTCATCTTTTAAAGTTCGCGATCAATGAAGAATCGTTCGGAGACTGCTTCATCATGATATGTGTGAGCATGATGGAACCATGGAATATTATTAGCAGCTTAAATAAGTGGGTTGGTATCTTAAGAGAACATATTGGTAATCTCAAAGTTTCAAATGAGAAGCTTCAAGAATACAAGAAAAATA TTTTGCGCCAATTCTGTAGTTATCTAGAACCTGATGTACTATCTAACACTGCTCATGTCGCGCCCATGTGTATCAGTCCATCTGGCAATCATCAACCTAATGGACTTGTTTCACCGAAAAAGTTATCGGGAATACACCCTGCAACTGCTGCTCTTCTCTCAAGCACATTAAACTCACTATCCGAAACTGCGTCTCAGCCACCGCCTGTTATAAATGTCGAACAAGCAAACATTTCTATGGAGACAAACACTGATGAAAATGCTCTAATCAACAATTTGGGGATTCCAATAGTTGTAGTGATGACAAAG GCTGATTCTATGGGGGCTCTGGAAAAAGAAAATCAGTTCACAGAAGAACACTTTGACTTCATTCAAATGCATGTTCGACGTTTTTGTTTGTCCT atGGAGCGGCACTGTTTTATGTGTCAGTAAAGGAGGACAAGAACTGTGATTTGCTAAATCGTTATCTACAAAGTCGTATCTACGGTTTTCCATTCAGTCAAACTGCGTATGTTGTCGAAAGAGACTGTATTTTCGT TCCAGCCGGATGGGATAACCTAAAGAAAATTGGAATTCTTGAGGAAAACCTTACTCAAGTTCAACCACATAGTCTGTATTCTGACGTAGTTCCTCCACCACCGTCGAAAAAAGCAGCAGTTCGCGAACCGGAACTATTTACTCAAGATGACCAA TCATTTCTTACTCGCCTCTCGGTCAGTATGCAAAGAGATAATACTCAAgcaaatatttcaaataatacaaTATCTGGTAATTCGGATTCTGTCATGGATCAGCTTGGAACAACTACTGCCTTGATGAATACATCTTCCAATGTTGGAAGTAGACCAGTTTCTGGATCTCCTCGTACACCTGGTTCTGCTGGTAGATCAAAG